The Sesamum indicum cultivar Zhongzhi No. 13 linkage group LG6, S_indicum_v1.0, whole genome shotgun sequence genomic interval CTATGATGCCTATGCTTATGGAGCCTCTCAGGATCCTTCAGCATATACATATGGTGCATACGCTGGTTATGTACAGTACCCTCATCAGGTCACCATCACcttattcttttctctcttttatcTGCTTATTAGCTTAAGTACATAGCTAAACTTGTGGGATGGTTCCTCTTGTAccaatattatactttttgttCCTATATGCTAGATAAGATGCCATCAAGAAGCAGTAAAATGTCAGTAAGAAGCAGCATCTTTGCTGAAGCATATAAAAATGTGACTAGAAGCTTCCAATCTTGTTGTAGTGAAACTCATATACTAGGGTCATGAATCCGTACTTTACCAACGCCAGTGTACTTGGTTTGCATTGGTGCATAAGAATATCTTTAGGTGACACCAATGCATAATATAAGGATTCAGGGCTACTTCGAAATCCTACAATGATTCAGTACAAGAAGTATTAAGAGTTGAGGTGTGGTATAACATTTAATGACATAACAATTTCTCTTTCTGGCCTGTCTTCAAGTTAGAGTGTTTTGTCATTGTTATTCCAGCAAAGCCGTTCATTTATTCTCACAAGATCACCTAAACTTACGAGAAGAATGTTATCCTTTTGGATGCTGTTGGATTTACTATTTAGATTTACTCTTTTTCTCTCCTGTGGGTGACTATTTACATATTTCTCTTTACAGACGGAAGGGGCTCAGGATATGGCTGCCTTATCAGGCATTGCTCCACCGATGGAACACAGAGAGGAAGCATATGATCCCTTGGCTACACCAGATGTTGACAAGTAATCTTGACACtatgttttgtttctttcagATAATTTGGTCTGATCTAACATAATGTTTACTGTAGGTTAAATGCTGCCTACCTTGCTGTTCATGGAAGTGCCATTTTGGGAAGGCCTTTGTGGCAGACCACCTCTTCACTGCCACAGCAAACTTAAATGTTAGTGGTCCACAGACAATATACTTGTTTTTGGTTGCAAGGAGAAAGTAATGCATCTCATTCTGAACTAAATGTTGCACGTCACGTACAGCACAACCATCCTTATGCCACAAACTTTGAGTCCTAGGTTCTGGTGAGGCATCTAAATCCTTAGTATTACTACATCACTGCCAGATTAACTCCTGCATGCAAGGAGGGATTACTTTTATGAGTTTTAGTAATCCTTCAAATTGAGATAGTCAATGTATTTTCTTGCCATCTAGGAATTGGTCCCTgaatctatatattaaaatttgtagtTGAGAGAATGCATCAAAGCTTCTTACCATTATGAATATCATGTACGATTTTGGCGTTGTAATGAAATATCTTTGCTCAAATAGATGGGTGGCAATCTCCATATGAAGCACATTGCAAAATTTTAGGTGCTCTGATATACAGTGAAATCCCCCATGTGGTGGTGCATAGAATGAGTGTTAGTCGTTTGGAGGCATGGTGATCAAAGAGTTGAGGGAGTTGAGAAATCTAGTATTCATTATGTTGCTCTTTCCAAGCTTCACATGATAAGTTCTTGCTGTGCTACAATAAAGATTTCCGATTGAAGTAAACCATCAAGAACTTCAACTCAGTTGAATGAGAAGATAAATCTATCACTGCTATGTATGATGCCTGTTTGTGTTGTGAAAAATGTATCAACGCGTTATAATTGCATCAGCTGGTTTTGCCAGAATTTGAGAACCTCAAACCATTAACTTGTTTGACAAAAGCCAAgccgatgactgtatcttttTTCTGGACATAGCTTTTTCTGAACCATGTTGCTTGTCATTGTGCTGAGATATTAGGCAGAATACTGAAATTCAGCATAATTGAAGCAGAACTCGTTATGGCAAGTCAAGTTGATACCTATGTCGCatgatttcatttgtttgtgCTGCTAAAGTTAGACCACTATGGTGCTCATAAACTGCACCAAGCCAGATTCACATCCAAAAGTGAgttgaaaatataatgaatagaATTATCAGAtatagtcaataaaaaaaattatatagaagTCTGTATATTTATCTCTGACAAGTgcttattcaaataaatggTTTAAGCCACATGAAGTACCACATGGGGAAtccttttccaaaaaaaaagaagcaaacaaaattgttctctGCAGAAACTTTAAAATCTCCGAAGAAATAAgtaataaactaaaatttaatgatgtaattcatgaaaacattcaaatttgGATCTCCTAATAATGGTTGAATTAGAGATACTTGGCCAGCCAGGGAAGGTCCTTGCTGTCTTTCAGCGCAAAAGTAACATCATCACTGCAAATTACGCGACACGAGTTTCagtaaataaaacaaatcGACAGAGTTCTACTTTGCGATGCATGCATACTCCTAAACGTACTGAATGCTCCTTAAATCTGGATATGTGTTGAATATGCTTTTCGAAGTATCCAAAAATAAGTGAACAAAATTGTGGATGCAATACTTAAGATGAAAGTAGAGATTTCCAATATATCTTGATGTATAGACacctttttaatattttataaaagttgggcagaaattaaaaataaaaaatctgaaCTATCTCATCTATTCTTCTATTATATTGTAAATTCTTTGACTTTTATTGTACTTCagaaattattatatcttggatctaaATTGACAATTAATGTAGATACAATTAGTAAATTTGAATTACCAACATTGGTGTTCTAATGTTATCCTAGTCTGTTCTCtgttatatatacacatacatatacatatgaatatttataatgcaTATGTCGTATCCAACCCACATTTCTGCCGTATTCTTTGAGAACTATTGTTCTTGTGTGAATGTATTCACACCCCTGTATCCATATCATGCATCATAGGCTCTACTTGATGTTTGCTTTTATGGGGGGAAGGGAGGGGGGCGGGGTGAGTGTGATATGAAGGTTATAATCTCCGTTGATGTAGATGATTGCCATGTTTCTATGGTATGCATGTACTCTTAACGCTTAATTTCATCTTTGTTATAGTCTCACCTGGGATAGTTGAGCtgcaatttctgcaatttgtGCCTTGTGCCAGCCTCACACAATAATATTCTGCATTCCCCAAGCTTGCATCTGGCCGTTAAACAATAGAGAATGAATGAATATGTGAGAAATAATCTCATTATACAAGATCTGTCGTTTCTTTTTCTagggaaaaaaaggaaaaccaGTATAATTTCAGAACCATTTTGTGAAAGCCACAATTTTGTCGCAAGATTTGAATTCCAAGTTGAATAAAGGCTCACCATTGCCGTTAACAACACTGATAAATTACCAATTTTACTACACAAATATTGGAAGTGATCTCTTCGAAGAATAGTGAAGAAAATCAGATCCAGtgttactataaaaaaaaaaaagaacaaaataaaaaatattgaacacATCTGAAGTCTTCTGTTTCTATAGTTTACTCTTGCGCCTGAGAGTTTTCAAGTGCTATCATAGACTCGCAAGGTACTAGAAAATAGAACATGTAACAGTGGCTTACCCGACTTTCAGGAGCGTGTCATACCCTGGAACCATTTCTCCATTACTAGAGCAGAAACAGGAGACTGTCATTGCCAGCTGCATGATGGAAGATTCTATCAGACAAGGCATTCAATGACGTGAAAAACATTGAGCTAGCTGACATTGCATACGAATCGCCTCATTAGCCTGGCGATGCCTATGACTGACTTTCTCGGGTCAGTTTGTGTAAATCTATCTATGGCGGAAACTGCAGGCTTGAGGAGATAGAAATGAGGAATAAGGCAAACTCctgctcaatttcatcaaaaccTACGATGCTacattataaaagaaaaaggggaaCAATGAAGAAAAGGGGCACAAAAGGCTGAGCTGCTCTATTGAATGAGACAGAGTTACTgtcatcatataattaatatcgCAACATGGAATATGAGCTAACATAACATCTTGGCCAAACTTCTGTGGCACGCACTTTATTATTAGGTAcaagtttgtaaaatatttttgtgggCGTCCTAATTAAAGATAGCTGATAGGTGGCCAATTATCTTATTTGCACACTAAATTCATCCTAATAAGAAAAACTGGAGTAATTGCCAACATAAGAACAATTCTTTGTTGAACCAAATAAAAACTGTGTATACTTGTGTTTAATTCTTCTTGTTTCATGCATTTCACAAGTGTCTCTGGCAAAGAAGTTGGTTGAGACCTATCTAGTAGACTTTTTATATCTTTGACATAGAGTGCAAAAGCATATAGATTTCAGTGATTTACAACTTACAAAAGTTGTAAGCTAAAAAGGGCACAGGTAAGCTACcttttcaaaagttgtctcaGCCATTCCTGTTTTATAAAGTTCATGTACCATAGCAGCCAAGAAGATTTTACTCAGTTTAGAAGAACTTCTTATCACCtgacaacaacaaaaacaaaaaagaagaaagatgaagGACAATcatttttatgcataattGTTCCCAGCGGAAATTGATTGATGTAACCATTGGAGAAAAAAAGGTTATCCAACTCACTTGGATATGTGGCGCCTGAAACATCTCTTTTATTGCTGATTCAACATCTGCCATTCCTACCATTTTCCCTGCAAAACCAGTAAAACATGAAATCAAAGACATTTCTACCAAGACACATGTCGAGCAGTTCAGTTATCTTGTCAAGATGAGGCTGCCATGTCAGTTAACCACTAGAGAAATGTCCAAAGCAagaggcaaaaaaaaaaaaaaaaagaagaagaagaagaaatactttgcgaaaataaagtttaagtTGTGTTATGTTGTGTAATATTAAGTActggaattaatttatggtcAACCTTTTAGTGCTTCAAGTATCTCATCTAACTATAACCCCCAAATATGGAGTCATATGAGTAGTTAACATGTGGAACTTCCGCAGGACTTTACATTCAAGTTGCTTTATTATCAGTCAGTGAGCAGACTCACAACACATGAAATCAGAGAGCCAATTTTCTCAAATGTAGATAATTTCCAGAATGGAGACAAAATTCTGCCTCTATCAACTGCTACTTTAGTTGCAGAGCATAGATTGAGCTTAATGGGAAAATTGCTAGCCCATACAAAACGATGTATTATATCTCTGTTGACTAAACCAAATCTTGGTATGTAAGACTATAGAGACAAGAAATGATTTACCAACAATACCTAAAATCAGAGAACATTCTTCCCGTGAGCAGGAGATTGGACATTTTTATGTTCTAGGTCAGATTACCTCAGGCAGTAGATGAAAAAtgactttattaattaatgccTTCTCAAACCATAAAAGGACTGGAACTTGTGGCTTCTTCATGTTATAAGAACATATGCTGCAACCAAGCTTCTAAAATGCAATAGGTCCTATTAGAGCTGGAGGGAATTTTTAACATGGTGGACTTAGCAGAGACAGCCTAATGATACTATACCTTGTATATCCCTCACTTCATATCTGAATTTCTGTTAACTGATTCCAATGTCTTTTATAATGGAGAGTCCTTATCTTTGTTCTTGTGTTAGAGAATTTGAACACACTGCGTCAAGTTAGAGCATCCCATTTTGATTGCTTATTCTCTTAGTTTCGGTTTTATATGCTGGTCCTTTGTTTATGTAGATCAATCAGAACTAGAAAATCTATACGAGTTTCAATCACACAACTGAATATGAAATCACAAAAAGTGATAAAACAATATATGAAATCATTATAGAAAGGCCTGCCTGTAGAGTCTGTGCTAGAAAGTGGAGATTTTTTAGCACGGTAATCTGCAAGTTCTGCAGCTCTCCTACAAATCTCTAATGCCCGACGAGCATCTCCAGAAACGGCAGCCACctaaagttaaatattaacatGAGTATGACATAAATCTTCCAAAATTTAGTTTAGCCTATAAATGGGCCATTGCCTATTCCTGTATTTGAAAAGAGTGAAAGTTAAAGAAATCTCCAACTTATTGATGAAGCGGGGAGAAAGATTGCGAACCTTCCTTGAAGCAAATTCAATTGCAAGCTTTTCAAAAGCATCAATTCCTTTTAGACGactcaaaattatttcttgaagTTGCTGATAGTTATATGGACCAAAGCAAAGCCTCTGTATGCCCATACGACTAGAAATGCGCGGCAGCAACTTCTCCGGAAGATCCATAGTGTTTGCTATTCCTGAATTGATAATGCAAGCAACAAAGCAACAGATTAGGGTAATGAATAAGAAATTCCATTGAGAGTTAGCAATATCAGCAAGCATTTTTACCTATCACAATCAGTTTGGAATTTGGCTTATTAGGCCAATCTAGAATATTGTATAAAACCTGCAAAAGAAATGTTGCACGTTTAAACGTTGcacttcataaaaaataaagaatgaaagaaataaaagaaaagggaagtCAGGCATATGCTTGGTCTTTCCACATAGTTGCAAAACACACCGACTGATTTCTGGTTACTAGAAGATCAAGTTCATCAATGAGAAGAATACAAGGTCTTGTATCTTTCCcgcttttattttcatctgaAAATCGCTCATTCAAGAAATGGAGGGCCTTTTTCCAACCAACTCTATGGCCACTTAATCCTTCATAGATCACCTGGAAATAGTTATCCCAATGAGTAATCAAGAAGTATGGATAGCATCAGATACTGCAATGATTATATATCCCTACAGTATATATGTTCTCTGGTGAAGCCAGTTTGAGACCATTAATCTCCACGAAGCAGTAAGGCCTTATGCTTCCTGCATCAACCTCAGACTTCAGATTCCTCATCACAGCAAGTACACTCATTGTCTGCAGTAGTTTGGTGCAGATAAAGAGCAAGTTATATTTTGACCAGAACTAGATGTTATGATATGGAGACAGCTTCTTTCTCATGCTACAAATTCTGATTGGCAATAAATCTTTACCTTGCCAGTACCAGGGACACCATGAATGTAGAGGCATCTTCCCAGGCATTGCTCATCACATATGGCACCTTTGATGAATGTGGTTATCTCATCCATTTCCCTTCACAAAGTAACATGCCATAAGATAAGGGTATTGCATTAATCTATGACCTAATACTCAACTGTACGTACTTATCCCTACAAGGTAGAGACTTGGGCAACGTTGCAAGCAGAAGTGTTGCTTTCGCCCTTTCCAGGTCAGTCTGCTTGTGACATCGAACATGTTCTGGTATTTTCCTTGCCCCAATACGTTGCAGTCCAAATATCCGTCCCTTGCGTGAGTTCTGAAACATTAGTGCAAAATGATTGATCATTTAGTTCAAGCAAAAAGACAAGGGGATTGGGGTCTTAGATGTCAACAAAGACAAAATTGGCATACTGCAGCTACAGGGTGAGCTGGAGATGTTCGAcacaataaattgattttgctCTCATCGTCATATTCTATGTCTTCTTCTGAGACAGCATCTGACTCATCACACGAATTCCAATCATCGTCAGTGTCAGCTCCTTCACCATCCTGCAGATAAAGTGAGTATCTATAAATTCCAGAAACTGCAATGTCTATTTGGTCGGAAGTCATAACCAACTTACATCTTCAGTTTCGTCAATCTCCGCAATGCGTTTGAAACTATGCCACTGTATGTCATACTCATATTCACAGAGAAACACATCATCTCCATCATTGACAGCTTTGGAGAATTCTTTTGGGCTCATAACATAGCAATGCCTAATAATTGACTCCATCTACAAAACAAACATCATGTCACACAGAAGAATAAGATGGAAAGTTTTCTGTTGAAACAGAGAAATCTTGGTAAATATTTCATGTTTGCTCTTCCTCTGAACGGAAGACATGGACATCATAAACTTATGAGTGGCATTCACAACTTAGCAGCACAAGCTTACACAATTTATCAGGGATCCTTTTTAGAGGAGCAGGGCAAAACTACTAGGAGCTAAACAGACTCTGGAAAATATGAGTACAACAATACTCACGAAACTTATGCTTTTGATGAATCATTGCCCAATTAAggacataatttaatatgccAATGGAAGCACTCAAGAGAAGCATAAGGAAACGAAATGAAGAGAAGAGGATAGAACACCTCAATGTCAGCAAAATCATTAGTTCGATACAGCTCCCTCCTCAAATTATGAGGCTGTCTCCCCACAGCAGTTTCCTCTGGAATAATATACCACCGAGCCCGGCACCAATAAGAACCATCCACTTCTTTCCATAAACTACACaagaaccaaaaagaaaatagaaataagaTCATCTAACAATCGAAATCCCCTGAAAAGAACTCAAAGATAGGAGTGGTAGATGGAACAAACCTTTCAATACGAACTGCCCACAAATCGCTTGAAAGCAACTTTTCCCTAGCAGTCCTAGCCCTCTTCTTCCCCTTTGGTGGCTCCGGAAATTCCAATAATTTTCCAGATCTCCTGGCCtcacaataattacaaatccAATCTCCTTCAGGAACCTCCTTCAATGGCGGCTTCAAGCACGTCAAATGAAACCCATTCAAACAATCATCGCACTCAATCATAATTCGCTTTCCCGCAGGCTTAAAGCACACTCTGCATTCCTCTACCTCAGGATCCTCATCGTCTGAGCTACCGTCCTCCCTCCTCTTTACATAAACATCGTCCCCTGCTGAAAACTCGCCTCCATCATAAATCACCTTTTTGTAATACACTCTTTTCTTACCTTTATTGCTAGCACTAGTACATTTATCACTTCTCAAGACCCTTCTTTTCTCGATACTTGCAGCTTCTTTGTCTTGagtttttctcttctttctggATTCAGTGGGCTGTGGAGATGCAGGGGTTATTGAAATGGTGGCAGGTGAATGGGGGGCCGCATTCTTGTAACTTTTCAATGTCTTCCTACAGGA includes:
- the LOC105163574 gene encoding origin of replication complex subunit 1A is translated as MIETPKMKKSNRTPKKKQPISSPDGVIEPPTPQTSTPTTNLRRSLRLTSASPQPSSAPSPLKSSPHSCRKTLKSYKNAAPHSPATISITPASPQPTESRKKRKTQDKEAASIEKRRVLRSDKCTSASNKGKKRVYYKKVIYDGGEFSAGDDVYVKRREDGSSDDEDPEVEECRVCFKPAGKRIMIECDDCLNGFHLTCLKPPLKEVPEGDWICNYCEARRSGKLLEFPEPPKGKKRARTAREKLLSSDLWAVRIESLWKEVDGSYWCRARWYIIPEETAVGRQPHNLRRELYRTNDFADIEMESIIRHCYVMSPKEFSKAVNDGDDVFLCEYEYDIQWHSFKRIAEIDETEDDGEGADTDDDWNSCDESDAVSEEDIEYDDESKINLLCRTSPAHPVAANSRKGRIFGLQRIGARKIPEHVRCHKQTDLERAKATLLLATLPKSLPCRDKEMDEITTFIKGAICDEQCLGRCLYIHGVPGTGKTMSVLAVMRNLKSEVDAGSIRPYCFVEINGLKLASPENIYTVIYEGLSGHRVGWKKALHFLNERFSDENKSGKDTRPCILLIDELDLLVTRNQSVLYNILDWPNKPNSKLIVIGIANTMDLPEKLLPRISSRMGIQRLCFGPYNYQQLQEIILSRLKGIDAFEKLAIEFASRKVAAVSGDARRALEICRRAAELADYRAKKSPLSSTDSTGKMVGMADVESAIKEMFQAPHIQVIRSSSKLSKIFLAAMVHELYKTGMAETTFEKLAMTVSCFCSSNGEMVPGYDTLLKVGCKLGECRILLCEAGTRHKLQKLQLNYPSDDVTFALKDSKDLPWLAKYL